A window of Aricia agestis chromosome 3, ilAriAges1.1, whole genome shotgun sequence contains these coding sequences:
- the LOC121725227 gene encoding uncharacterized protein LOC121725227: MLKLLILSVCLSQARSLNKQALLDLPTAASRSQLTFAIENNFDDTGPGAKGRELAYKTFNNLEEALINHISDPDTKLPDSQRDIAIRQLTGSQYTPQAIELSAYNKPIISFPRRPAQQIEFRSPLNFVREPLKQHYQGVRERPLNLAHYTKDPDVSETQEEYNPNPQYSFSYDIHDKQTGDSKAAHETRDGGVVRGYYTFVDAAGQRRTVRYTADDERGFQATVHTDQ; encoded by the exons ATGTTGAAGTTACTA ATACTATCAGTATGCCTATCGCAAGCGCGGTCGCTAAACAAGCAAGCCCTCCTGGATCTGCCCACAGCAGCCTCCAGATCCCAACTGACTTTCGCCATCGAGAACAACTTCGATGACACCGGCCCCGGGGCCAAGGGCCGGGAGCTTGCGTACAAGACCTTTAACAACTTAGAAGAAGCCCTCATCAATCATATCAGTGATCCAGATACTAAGCTACCAGATTCGCAAAGGGATATCGCCATAAGGCAGCTCACAGGAAGCCAATACACTCCACAAGCTATAGAGCTGTCAGCGTATAACAAGCCAATCATCAGCTTCCCGCGACGACCCGCCCAGCAGATTGAGTTTCGAAGTCCTCTGAACTTCGTGAGAGAACCTCTCAAGCAGCATTACCAGGGTGTGAGGGAGAGGCCCCTGAACTTGGCGCACTATACCAAGGATCCTGACGTGTCGGAGACCCAGGAGGAGTACAACCCTAACCCACAGTACAGCTTCTCCTATGACATCCAC GACAAACAAACCGGCGACTCCAAAGCGGCCCACGAGACCCGCGACGGTGGCGTGGTGCGGGGCTACTACACCTTCGTGGACGCGGCGGGCCAGCGCCGCACTGTGCGGTACACTGCTGACGACGAGAGAGGCTTCCAGGCGACTGTGCACACTGACCAGTAG